One Lysobacter enzymogenes DNA segment encodes these proteins:
- the xpsF gene encoding type II secretion system protein XpsF, producing MPLYRYQALNARGELLDGQMEAGGVAEVVARLQEQGHLPVDTRLASEGGGGSSWRGLFKPKPFTGARLVQFTQQLSTLLGAGQPLDRALTILLDLPEDEAAKSTVADIRDAVRGGTSLSVALERQHGTFSRLYINMVRAGEAGGNLHDTLARLDDYLERSRQMQGRVINALIYPAILLLMVGASLLFLLGYVVPQFGAMYESLDAELPMFTQVVLWAGTFVRDWWIVLIAVPALALLWFDRKRRDPAFREALDEWLLKRKFVGPLIGKIETARLARTLGTLVRNGVPLMTAIGIGRNVLNNRVLAADVDAAAEEVKNGVALSTALAKGKRFPRLALQMIQVGEESGALDAMLMKTAETFEQDTGMALDRMLAALVPVVTVALAGIVGTVVMAVLLPLYDLTNAIG from the coding sequence ATGCCCCTCTACCGTTACCAAGCGCTCAATGCCCGCGGCGAATTGCTGGATGGGCAGATGGAAGCCGGCGGCGTCGCCGAGGTGGTGGCTCGCCTGCAAGAGCAGGGCCATCTGCCGGTGGACACCCGGCTGGCCAGCGAAGGCGGCGGCGGTTCGAGCTGGCGCGGGCTGTTCAAGCCCAAGCCGTTCACCGGCGCGCGCCTGGTCCAGTTCACCCAGCAATTGTCGACCTTGCTCGGCGCCGGCCAGCCGCTCGATCGAGCGCTGACCATCCTGCTCGACCTGCCCGAGGACGAGGCGGCCAAGAGCACGGTCGCCGACATCCGCGACGCGGTGCGCGGTGGCACGTCGCTGTCGGTGGCGCTGGAGCGCCAGCACGGCACGTTCTCGCGCCTGTACATCAACATGGTCCGCGCCGGCGAGGCCGGCGGCAACCTGCACGACACGCTGGCGCGGCTCGACGACTACCTCGAACGCAGCCGGCAGATGCAGGGGCGGGTGATCAACGCGCTGATCTATCCGGCGATCCTGCTGCTGATGGTCGGCGCGAGCCTGCTGTTCCTGCTCGGCTACGTGGTGCCGCAGTTCGGCGCGATGTACGAAAGCCTCGACGCCGAGCTGCCGATGTTCACCCAGGTGGTGCTGTGGGCCGGCACCTTCGTGCGCGACTGGTGGATCGTGCTGATCGCGGTGCCGGCGCTGGCGCTGCTGTGGTTCGACCGCAAGCGCCGCGACCCGGCGTTCCGCGAGGCGCTCGACGAGTGGCTGCTCAAGCGCAAGTTCGTCGGCCCGCTGATCGGCAAGATCGAGACCGCGCGGCTGGCGCGCACGCTCGGCACCCTGGTGCGCAACGGCGTGCCGCTGATGACCGCGATCGGCATCGGCCGCAACGTGCTCAACAACCGCGTGCTCGCCGCCGACGTCGACGCCGCCGCCGAAGAGGTCAAGAACGGTGTGGCGCTGTCGACCGCGCTGGCCAAGGGCAAGCGCTTCCCGCGCCTGGCCCTGCAGATGATCCAGGTCGGCGAGGAATCCGGCGCGCTCGACGCGATGCTGATGAAGACCGCCGAGACCTTCGAGCAGGACACCGGCATGGCCCTGGACCGCATGCTGGCCGCGCTGGTTCCGGTGGTGACCGTGGCCCTGGCCGGCATCGTCGGCACGGTGGTGATGGCGGTGCTGTTGCCGCTGTACGACCTCACCAACGCGATCGGTTGA
- a CDS encoding general secretion pathway protein GspK has product MVARPRVDRDVAFVGPSRTRGAALLLVMWLVALLTALIGAFALTARTENLQGRVQVRGLVAHNAARAGVEYALTRVAMSDQKLQWLPDGRPNRWRYGDAQLEIKIVDENGKVDLNQADAQLLTALLQATGKMEQSEAARLAGAIIDWRDADTLTQPAGGAEDADYASAGRPYGAKDAEFESVAELQQVLGISPELYARIEPLVTVYSGRTRPEQAFAAKEVLDAMGLNGADLVRQRERNQPGSQLQGAGAGGVGGGLVGERSGTYSIESRARLTDGRESVLRVVVRAGGGAVPGMPYTPLRWEEGASTR; this is encoded by the coding sequence ATGGTTGCGCGGCCGCGCGTGGATCGCGATGTCGCTTTTGTCGGACCTTCGAGAACCCGCGGTGCGGCGCTTCTGTTGGTGATGTGGCTGGTCGCCCTGCTGACCGCGCTGATCGGCGCGTTCGCGCTGACCGCGCGCACCGAGAACCTGCAGGGCCGGGTGCAGGTGCGCGGGCTGGTCGCGCACAACGCCGCGCGCGCTGGGGTCGAGTACGCCCTGACCCGGGTGGCGATGAGCGACCAGAAGCTGCAGTGGCTGCCCGACGGCCGCCCGAATCGCTGGCGTTACGGCGATGCGCAGCTGGAGATCAAGATCGTCGACGAGAACGGCAAGGTCGACCTCAATCAGGCCGACGCGCAGCTGCTCACCGCCTTGCTGCAGGCGACCGGAAAGATGGAGCAGTCCGAAGCGGCGCGACTGGCCGGCGCGATCATCGACTGGCGCGACGCCGACACCCTCACGCAACCGGCCGGCGGCGCCGAAGATGCCGATTACGCGTCCGCCGGGCGTCCCTATGGCGCCAAGGATGCGGAATTCGAAAGCGTGGCCGAACTCCAGCAGGTGCTGGGGATCAGCCCGGAGCTGTATGCGCGGATCGAGCCCCTGGTCACGGTTTACAGCGGCCGTACGCGTCCCGAGCAGGCCTTCGCGGCGAAGGAAGTGCTCGATGCTATGGGGTTGAACGGCGCCGACCTGGTGCGTCAACGAGAAAGAAACCAGCCGGGGTCACAATTGCAGGGTGCCGGGGCGGGCGGCGTCGGCGGCGGTCTCGTCGGCGAACGCAGCGGCACCTATAGTATCGAGAGCCGTGCACGGCTGACGGATGGCCGCGAATCGGTGTTGCGGGTGGTCGTGCGAGCGGGAGGGGGAGCGGTGCCGGGAATGCCTTATACCCCGCTGCGTTGGGAGGAGGGAGCTTCAACACGATGA
- a CDS encoding tetratricopeptide repeat protein, translating to MKRLLHGLVLLCGLAAADAVAGCAAAEETVATCRIEGQQKQVSICLYEDESGPMDVAYRYGPVQGKEELVLRVPLMELGYLTASGAGVTVDETAIFASGDHSYRVTFGFRDGRKPDPSALHKFGTVQVLRQGATLAELACAPETIVRTPDLLLERMRERGRTHASDGTTLSNYDIDRPGPLSEAPPCARKNDVDTCWSLGVSAARAGDLALALGYYDKSCDAGFVTYGCYDGGKLYLHNRQLRDYAKAYERLDRSCKGSDPGQAPYACKYLGWMHQTGIGAKKDNAEAWRLLSAACFVRAEEPLIDGEGCDLLAKTILIGHPLGDAQAQRNSVGSGYLVYLALAMGCTDAADTVCAKAKTMLAEAKAARAAWVAYCDEDSGDCAGMLQPQENFSATLSQRERLFAHYQDALKTLGAP from the coding sequence ATGAAACGGCTGTTGCATGGCCTCGTGCTGCTGTGCGGCCTGGCCGCGGCCGATGCCGTGGCCGGATGCGCGGCCGCGGAAGAAACGGTGGCGACCTGCCGCATCGAAGGCCAGCAGAAGCAGGTGTCGATCTGCCTCTACGAAGACGAATCCGGACCGATGGACGTGGCGTACCGCTACGGCCCGGTGCAGGGCAAGGAAGAGCTGGTTCTGCGCGTGCCGCTGATGGAGCTGGGCTACCTGACCGCGAGCGGCGCCGGCGTGACCGTCGACGAGACCGCGATCTTCGCCAGCGGCGACCATTCCTACCGGGTGACGTTCGGGTTCCGCGACGGCCGCAAGCCGGATCCGTCCGCGCTGCACAAATTCGGAACCGTGCAGGTGCTGCGCCAGGGCGCCACGCTCGCCGAACTGGCCTGCGCGCCGGAAACCATCGTGCGCACGCCGGACCTGCTGCTGGAGCGCATGCGCGAGCGCGGGCGCACGCACGCCTCCGACGGCACCACGCTGAGCAACTACGACATCGACCGTCCCGGACCGCTCTCCGAAGCGCCGCCGTGCGCGCGCAAGAACGACGTGGACACGTGCTGGAGCCTCGGCGTGTCCGCGGCGCGCGCCGGCGACCTTGCGCTGGCGCTGGGGTATTACGACAAATCCTGCGACGCCGGTTTCGTCACCTACGGCTGCTACGACGGCGGCAAGCTGTACCTGCACAACCGCCAATTGCGCGATTACGCCAAGGCCTACGAGCGCCTGGACCGCTCCTGCAAGGGCTCCGATCCCGGCCAGGCGCCGTATGCGTGCAAGTACCTGGGCTGGATGCACCAGACCGGCATCGGCGCGAAAAAAGACAACGCGGAGGCCTGGCGCTTGCTGTCGGCCGCCTGCTTCGTCCGCGCCGAGGAACCGTTGATCGACGGCGAGGGCTGCGACCTGCTCGCCAAGACGATCCTGATCGGGCATCCGCTGGGCGATGCGCAGGCGCAGCGCAATAGCGTCGGCAGCGGCTACCTGGTGTATCTCGCGCTGGCGATGGGCTGCACCGACGCGGCGGACACCGTGTGCGCGAAGGCGAAAACCATGCTCGCCGAGGCCAAGGCGGCGCGCGCCGCGTGGGTCGCGTATTGCGACGAAGACAGCGGCGATTGCGCCGGCATGCTCCAGCCGCAGGAGAACTTCAGTGCTACCCTCTCGCAGCGCGAACGGCTGTTCGCGCACTACCAGGATGCGCTGAAAACGCTCGGCGCGCCCTGA
- the xpsI gene encoding type II secretion system protein XpsI yields the protein MSARAFAAHSPRRARGCVRGARQRGYTLLEVIVAFALLAMALTLLLGSLSGAAKQVRWSSDAGRAALYAQSLMDQVGVGQPVRPGQRSGEFENGRYRWTLGIAPWRDAQLPASNQPIDPNAMRLFEVQLAVEWGEGGGGRRLLLRTLRSGNAGNEAQL from the coding sequence ATGAGCGCGCGCGCCTTCGCTGCGCATTCGCCGCGCCGCGCGCGCGGCTGCGTCCGCGGGGCGCGCCAGCGCGGCTACACCCTGCTCGAGGTGATCGTCGCCTTCGCCCTGCTGGCGATGGCGCTGACCCTGCTGCTGGGCTCGCTGTCGGGCGCGGCCAAGCAGGTGCGCTGGTCGTCCGACGCCGGCCGCGCCGCGCTGTACGCGCAATCGTTGATGGACCAGGTCGGCGTCGGCCAGCCGGTGCGTCCGGGCCAGCGCAGCGGCGAGTTCGAGAACGGCCGCTACCGCTGGACACTGGGCATCGCGCCGTGGCGCGATGCGCAGTTGCCGGCGTCGAACCAGCCCATCGATCCCAACGCCATGCGCCTGTTCGAAGTGCAGCTGGCGGTGGAGTGGGGCGAGGGCGGCGGCGGCCGTCGTTTGCTGCTGCGCACCTTGCGCAGCGGCAACGCCGGCAACGAGGCGCAGCTGTGA
- the gspG gene encoding type II secretion system major pseudopilin GspG, with protein MRNLRSMTRSPSPARQQQGMSLIEIIIVIVLIGAVLAFVGNRVLGGKDRGDYNLAKGQIQTLAGKVDSFQMDTGRLPGTLDELVKQPADASGWLGPYAKETELKDPWGHPIEYRQPGENGPYDLVSYGKDGKPGGSSVDGDIKNN; from the coding sequence ATGCGCAACCTCCGCTCCATGACCCGCTCCCCGTCCCCGGCCCGCCAGCAGCAGGGCATGAGCCTGATCGAGATCATCATCGTGATCGTGCTGATCGGCGCGGTGCTCGCCTTCGTCGGCAACCGCGTGCTCGGCGGCAAGGACCGCGGCGACTACAACCTGGCCAAGGGCCAGATCCAGACGTTGGCCGGCAAGGTCGATTCGTTCCAGATGGACACCGGCCGCCTGCCGGGCACGCTGGACGAACTGGTCAAGCAGCCGGCCGACGCCAGCGGCTGGCTCGGTCCGTACGCCAAGGAAACCGAGCTGAAGGACCCGTGGGGCCATCCGATCGAATACCGCCAGCCGGGCGAGAACGGTCCCTACGACCTGGTCAGCTACGGCAAGGACGGCAAGCCGGGCGGCAGCAGCGTCGACGGCGACATCAAGAATAACTGA
- a CDS encoding prepilin-type N-terminal cleavage/methylation domain-containing protein, with protein sequence MSGVGAGRAVAPRRRAPSRRASARGFTLIEVLLAMVLLVAGLALAFATLSAATKTASRGEALAQRSERERAVENFLRRRIAATRPIPFAFDQSTAVPQRFVGEPDRLRFVADLPDYLGQGGPYLHDFAIESDGDQARIVLNLSMVLAGETIKDERPRKPEVLVEGLKSARFRYRTLDPQRGELGEWQEQWQQPEQLPLLVEVTLTDRDGRAWPPLVVSLPLASAAGGGFVPEL encoded by the coding sequence GTGAGCGGCGTCGGCGCGGGCCGCGCAGTCGCGCCGCGCCGTCGCGCGCCGTCGCGCCGCGCGTCCGCGCGCGGCTTCACCCTGATCGAAGTGCTGCTGGCGATGGTGCTGCTGGTAGCCGGACTGGCGCTGGCGTTCGCGACCCTGTCGGCGGCGACCAAGACCGCCTCGCGCGGCGAGGCCCTGGCCCAGCGCAGCGAGCGCGAGCGCGCGGTCGAGAACTTCCTGCGCCGGCGCATCGCCGCGACCCGGCCGATCCCGTTCGCGTTCGACCAGAGCACGGCGGTGCCGCAGCGCTTCGTCGGCGAGCCCGACCGCCTGCGCTTCGTCGCCGACCTGCCCGATTACCTCGGCCAGGGCGGGCCGTACCTGCACGACTTCGCGATCGAGAGCGACGGCGACCAGGCCCGGATCGTGCTGAACCTGTCGATGGTGCTGGCCGGCGAAACCATCAAGGACGAGCGCCCGCGCAAGCCCGAAGTGCTGGTGGAGGGGCTGAAATCGGCGCGTTTCCGCTACCGCACCCTGGACCCGCAGCGCGGCGAGCTCGGCGAATGGCAGGAACAATGGCAGCAGCCGGAGCAATTGCCGCTGCTGGTGGAAGTCACCCTCACCGACCGCGACGGCCGCGCCTGGCCGCCGCTGGTGGTGTCGCTGCCCCTGGCCTCGGCCGCGGGCGGCGGTTTCGTGCCGGAGTTGTGA
- the xpsH gene encoding type II secretion system protein XpsH: protein MSLLEILLVIALIGAIGVLTVAALNGGIAGMQLRSASKQVAAQLRYTRSQAIASGRSQKFLIDPAAHTWSAPNGRSGEIPKGVGIVFTGARDVQPRRGEGAIVFFPDGASTGGRVKLHAKQAAWNVDVAWLTGEVKLKRGEAPR, encoded by the coding sequence ATGTCCCTGCTCGAAATCCTGCTGGTGATCGCCTTGATCGGCGCCATCGGCGTGCTGACCGTGGCCGCGCTCAACGGCGGCATCGCCGGCATGCAGCTGCGCTCGGCGTCCAAGCAGGTCGCCGCGCAGCTGCGCTACACCCGCAGCCAGGCCATCGCCAGCGGGCGCTCGCAGAAGTTCCTCATCGATCCGGCCGCGCACACCTGGAGCGCGCCGAACGGCCGCAGCGGTGAGATTCCCAAGGGCGTCGGCATCGTCTTCACCGGCGCGCGCGACGTGCAGCCGCGCCGCGGCGAAGGCGCGATCGTGTTCTTCCCCGACGGCGCCTCCACCGGCGGCCGGGTCAAGCTGCACGCCAAGCAGGCGGCCTGGAACGTCGATGTCGCCTGGCTGACGGGCGAGGTCAAGCTCAAGCGCGGCGAGGCGCCGCGATGA